One part of the Kryptolebias marmoratus isolate JLee-2015 linkage group LG2, ASM164957v2, whole genome shotgun sequence genome encodes these proteins:
- the gdpd5b gene encoding glycerophosphodiester phosphodiesterase domain-containing protein 5, which yields MVKHQPLQVYERQLCLSCITGIYGCRWKRYQRSHDDTTKWELLWSLILLFTFCLLLVWFYFWWEAHNDYNEFNWFLYERSGKWSDGTVPILATTAAGFTYITFLMVLALCHVALGQQLNLHWLHKIGVTAALLTTIVGVISVNQTWSQEWDVIPISFQATGPFLHIGALAAITALSWIVAGQVARAEKTMFQVVVVLLYLSVLLGLYLVPLYLTSPCIMDPSTLKPRPKVFGHQGAPMLAPENTLWSFQRALQLNVTGLEADVAISVDGVPFLMHDPDLRRTTDVEKVFSDRQMNKASFFNWTDLQQLNAGQWFLKDDPFWTANTLTTREKNLTANQSVCSLEQLLKLASYHNISVVFRLKKPPPQHPCYHSWINDTLEAVLQSGVPQSLVMWTPDEQRAQVRRVAPGLTQTSLVKRDPWTLQKSGISRLLLRYNQISSSEIINFTRNNISLTVYTVNEPWLYSVLWCSGVSSVSSEAPHILSKVPYPVWLMSPNEYSLIWVSADLISFAVVIGIFILQKYRMSGMRSYNPEQIMLSATVRTSSRDVNVMKEKLIFSEVRNGGGADELYED from the exons TGGGAGCTGCTGTGGtccctcatcctcctcttcacctTCTGTCTCCTGCTCGTGTGGTTCTACTTCTGGTGGGAGGCACATAACGACTACAACGAGTTCAACTG gtttctgtaCGAGCGCTCTGGGAAATGGAGCGACGGCACCGTTCCCATCTTGGCAACAACCGCTGCTGGTTTCACCTACATCACATTTTTAATG gttttagcACTTTGCCATGTTGCACTTGGACAACAGCTGAATTTGCACTGGCTCCATAAG ATAGGAGTGACGGCTGCTTTGCTCACCACCATCGTCGGGGTCATATCTGTCAATCAGACATGGAGTCAGGAGTGGGATGTCATTCCCATCTCCTTTCAG GCAACAGGTCCGTTCCTGCACATAGGGGCCCTCGCTGCCATCACCGCACTGTCCTGGATTGTGGCAGGACAAGTCgccagagcagaaaaaacaa TGTTCCAGGTGGTGGTTGTGCTGCTGTATCTGAGTGTGTTACTGGGCCTCTACTTGGTGCCACTTTATCTCACCTCCCCCTGCATTATGGACCCCAGCACCCTTAAACCACGACCAAAGGTTTTCGGCCACCAGGGTGCCCCCATG CTCGCTCCGGAGAACACACTGTGGTCCTTCCAGCGAGCTTTGCAGTTGAACGTCACCGGACTGGAGGCTGACGTAGCCATCAG TGTTGATGGCGTACCGTTCCTAATGCACGACCCCGACCTGCGGAGGACCACAGATGTAGAGAAGGTTTTTTCAGACAGGCAGATGAACAAAGCCTCGTTTTTCAACTGGACAGACCTGCAGCAGCTCAACGCAGGACAGTGGTTCCTCAAG GATGACCCTTTCTGGACGGCGAATACTCTGACGACGCGGGAGAAGAATCTGACGGCCAACCAGAGTGTGTGTAGCCTGGAGCAGCTTCTAAAGCTGGCCTCCTATCACAACATCTCCGTGGTCTTCAGGTTGAAGAAGCCTCCTCCGCAGCACCCCTGCTACCACAGCTGGATCAATGATACACTGGAAGCAGTGCTGCAGTCTGGAGTTCCTCAGAGCCTG GTGATGTGGACTCCTGACGAGCAGAGAGCTCAGGTCAGACGGGTCGCGCCTGGCCTCACCCAGACCTCGCTGGTGAAACGGGATCCTTGGACTCTGCAGAAGTCTGGCATCAGTAGGCTCCTGCTCAGATACAACCAAATCAGCTCAAGCGAAATCAT AAACTTTACCAGAAACAACATTAGCCTTACCGTCTACACCGTCAACGAGCCGTGGCTGTACTCGGTGCTCTGGTGCAGCGGGGTGTCCTCGGTCTCCTCAGAGGCCCCACATATCCTCAGTAAGGTGCCTTATCCTGTCTGGCTCATG aGCCCAAATGAATACAGTCTAATCTGGGTGTCTGCAGACCTCATCTCCTTCGCTGTAGTCATAGGAATATTCATATTACAAAA GTATCGGATGAGCGGCATGCGCAGCTACAACCCTGAGCAGATCATGCTGAGCGCCACGGTCCGGACGTCCAGCCGAGACGTGAACGTCATGAAGGAGAAACTCATCTTCTCTG AGGTGAGAAACGGAGGCGGCGCTGATGAGCTGTACGAGGACTGA
- the hspa13 gene encoding heat shock 70 kDa protein 13: MAGEISMIGSVILALFLAGYLGQQYLPPPKPRVIGLDLGTTFCSVGVFHPGTGEVEVIADEEGRKSIPSAVTFTSTAVLAGHEAVELGDSNPQNTVYDAKRFIGKKFEAGVLEQESARYPFKVTNNNGSAEFEISTNRTFAVSPEFIGSRLLLKLKKMAERQLGVLIQKAVISVPAEFDERQRNYTVRAANLAGLEILRVINEPTAAAMAYGLHKVDVFNVLVVDLGGGTLDVSLLNKQGGMFLTRAMAGNNKLGGQDFSQRLLQYTTERVRQEFGVPPTLKKDIHRLRQAMEAAKLNLTLHPSATVRVPLHLHLHRSSESPGGPAPVLFQTTVTRQLFEELNEDLFLKILAPVKTVLAEGHLEKEDVDEIVLVGGSTRIPRIRKLISEYFGKEPNTSVDPDLAVVTGVAIQAGIMGGSWPLQVSAIEIPNRHLRKTNFS; the protein is encoded by the exons ATGGCGGGAGAAATTTCTATGATTG GTTCGGTGATACTGGCTCTGTTCCTGGCCGGTTACCTGGGCCAGCAGTACTTGCCTCCCCCCAAACCCAGAGTGATCGGCCTGGACCTGGGTACCACCTTCTGCTCGGTCGGCGTCTTCCACCCGGGCACCGGGGAGGTGGAGGTGATAGCGGACGAGGAAGGGAGAAAGAGCATCCCGAGCGCCGTCACCTTCACCAGCACCGCGGTGCTGGCCGGACACGAAGCGGTGGAGCTGGGCGACAGCAACCCTCAGAACACCGTCTACGACGCCAAGAGGTTCATTGGGAAGAAATTCGAggcaggtgtgctggagcaggagAGCGCCAGGTACCCGTTTAAG GTGACAAACAACAATGGAAGCGCGGAGTTCGAGATCTCCACCAACCGCACCTTCGCCGTGAGCCCGGAGTTCATCGGCTccaggctgctgctgaagtTGAAGAAGATGGCCGAGCGACAGCTGGGCGTGCTCATCCAGAAGGCCGTCATCTCGGTGCCCGCGGAGTTTGACGAGAGACAGCGGAACTACACCGTCAGAGCGGCTAACCTCGCAG GTTTGGAGATCCTGCGGGTGATCAACGAGCCTACGGCTGCGGCTATGGCCTACGGCCTGCACAAGGTGGACGTGTTTAACGTGCTGGTGGTGGACCTCGGGGGAGGGACGCTGGACGTGTCTCTGCTCAACAAACAGGGGGGCATGTTCCTCACCAGGGCGATGGCAG gaaataacaAGCTGGGAGGTCAGGACTTCAGCCAGCGGCTGCTCCAGTACACCACAGAGCGGGTCCGACAGGAGTTCGGCGTCCCCCCCACCCTGAAGAAGGACATCCACCGTCTCCGGCAGGCCATGGAAGCCGCCAAGCTCAACCTCACCCTCCACCCCAGCGCCACCGTCAGAGTGCCCctgcacctccacctccaccgcAGCTCCGAGTCACCCGGGGGCCCCGCTCCCGTCCTCTTCCAGACCACGGTCACTCGGCAGCTGTTCGAGGAGCTCAACGAGGACCTCTTCCTGAAGATCCTGGCCCCCGTGAAGACGGTGTTGGCCGAAGGCCACCTGGAGAAGGAGGACGTGGACGAGATCGTTCTGGTGGGGGGCTCCACCAGGATACCCCGGATCAGGAAGCTGATCAGCGAGTACTTCGGGAAGGAGCCCAACACGTCCGTGGACCCCGACCTGGCCGTGGTGACGGGCGTGGCCATCCAGGCCGGCATCATGGGCGGCTCCTGGCCGTTACAGGTGAGCGCCATCGAAATACCCAACAGACACCTGCGCAAGACGAacttcagctga